The Conexivisphaera calida genome includes a region encoding these proteins:
- a CDS encoding LSM domain-containing protein: protein MSQVNSSMGKRPLMALQRAMNKEVRVRLKNMLEYRGTLINVDSYMNMFLDNAFEHREDGHVSEKLGRVVIRGNNVLYVVLGDESLL from the coding sequence TTGAGCCAAGTCAACTCCTCCATGGGGAAGAGACCGCTCATGGCACTGCAAAGGGCCATGAACAAGGAAGTCAGAGTGAGATTGAAGAACATGCTGGAATATCGGGGGACGCTCATCAACGTGGACTCCTACATGAACATGTTCCTCGATAATGCATTCGAGCACAGGGAGGATGGGCATGTATCGGAGAAGTTGGGCAGAGTTGTCATAAGGGGGAACAACGTTCTCTATGTGGTGCTAGGCGACGAATCGCTTCTCTAA
- a CDS encoding RIO1 family regulatory kinase/ATPase, translating into MSTLREVAELSRVLSDDDYHILSSLARFLGRRRYVQVDAISKVTGRSEDAISRSLRRMHSMGLITRSSAGYSLVYAGLDALALHSLQRAGHLDALGVPIAVGKESDVYAGIVGAREVVVKAYRIGRVSFRRLKRLRIYGPRTHEWLLASMRSAATEFRNLRRLSAVELPVPKPLSLRYHLLVMDRIDGIVLRYVDEAGDPHMLIREILEAIRRCYVEARLVHADLNEFNIMVSRQGIFILDWPQAVDAGNPAAATYMERDLDNIIRFFRKRFNVALDRGSALDYVTGQAERSSPA; encoded by the coding sequence ATGTCCACGTTGAGGGAGGTCGCTGAGCTTTCCAGGGTCCTATCAGATGATGACTACCACATTCTCAGCTCACTTGCTAGGTTTCTGGGGCGTCGGAGATACGTGCAAGTGGACGCCATATCCAAGGTCACGGGGCGCTCGGAAGACGCGATCTCGCGCTCTCTAAGGAGAATGCACTCCATGGGGCTGATAACGAGGAGCTCCGCAGGATACTCCCTCGTATACGCTGGCCTAGATGCGCTCGCGCTGCACAGCCTGCAACGTGCTGGGCATCTAGATGCGCTCGGGGTTCCCATAGCGGTCGGAAAGGAATCGGACGTCTACGCGGGAATTGTGGGGGCGCGCGAGGTGGTCGTCAAGGCCTACAGAATAGGAAGGGTCAGTTTCAGGCGGCTCAAGCGCCTGAGAATTTATGGCCCACGTACGCACGAGTGGTTGCTCGCCAGCATGCGGTCTGCAGCGACGGAGTTCCGCAATCTCCGTCGCCTATCTGCCGTTGAGCTTCCGGTGCCCAAGCCCCTCTCCCTGAGATACCACCTACTGGTAATGGACAGGATAGACGGGATAGTCCTGAGATATGTAGATGAGGCAGGCGATCCTCATATGCTGATTCGGGAAATACTCGAGGCAATCAGGAGATGTTACGTGGAGGCTAGGCTTGTGCACGCCGATCTCAACGAGTTTAATATAATGGTGAGCCGCCAAGGTATTTTCATATTGGACTGGCCGCAGGCAGTGGACGCCGGGAATCCGGCCGCGGCCACCTACATGGAGCGCGATCTGGACAACATAATTCGTTTCTTCAGGAAGCGCTTCAACGTGGCGCTCGACCGGGGTTCCGCGCTAGATTACGTGACCGGGCAGGCAGAGCGTAGCTCTCCAGCTTAG
- a CDS encoding transposase, protein MRTLFNLALGALMAHLGALVDGRTARNAKYSSEALLRCLIHLSARGAYAESGLGALADNGHRVPSPDTLFYRLERVDPMEALEAMNDANAELLGHAPRGRGVPPMVAIDYTEEPYYGRRDSMVMRGKMKDGTTYFHTYATVSTVGMDERAKLTLHALPVTPFSSKEEVVGRLLEEAGSLLRARPSLLLMDRGFFAVEVLSMLQRMGMRFIVPAVANSRVKGIIEAYARGELPPVVEYRMGSDEEDGKGVDFYLVIARRRDAKDDDPPSKRYIAFATNVPFEDPEDMVRRIPEEYRARWGIETSYRVQDGFEAKTCSRSHTIRIVYFLLSVILYNSWAMMALMGTGRATTYRYRDYIAEEAVKVPWMEVGYMMGAG, encoded by the coding sequence ATGAGGACCCTCTTTAACTTGGCGCTCGGCGCGCTCATGGCCCACCTGGGAGCGCTCGTCGACGGGAGGACCGCGAGGAACGCGAAGTACTCGTCTGAGGCGCTGCTGCGCTGCCTGATCCACCTCTCCGCCAGGGGAGCGTACGCGGAGTCCGGGCTGGGGGCGCTGGCGGACAACGGCCATCGCGTGCCCTCCCCAGACACCCTGTTCTACAGGCTGGAGAGGGTGGACCCGATGGAGGCCCTCGAGGCGATGAACGATGCGAACGCGGAGCTCCTGGGGCACGCGCCCAGAGGGAGGGGAGTGCCGCCCATGGTGGCGATAGACTACACGGAGGAGCCGTACTACGGGAGGCGCGACTCCATGGTGATGAGGGGGAAGATGAAGGACGGCACCACCTACTTCCACACATATGCGACCGTGAGCACGGTGGGCATGGACGAGAGGGCCAAGCTCACGCTCCACGCGCTCCCGGTCACGCCCTTCAGCTCGAAGGAGGAGGTCGTGGGGAGGCTGCTGGAGGAGGCGGGCTCCCTCCTGCGCGCGAGGCCCTCGCTCCTACTCATGGACAGGGGGTTCTTCGCCGTCGAGGTCCTCTCCATGCTGCAGCGCATGGGGATGCGGTTCATAGTGCCGGCCGTGGCCAACAGCCGCGTGAAGGGGATCATAGAGGCGTACGCGAGGGGCGAATTGCCTCCCGTGGTCGAGTACAGGATGGGAAGTGATGAGGAGGATGGGAAGGGCGTGGATTTCTATCTGGTGATAGCTAGGAGGAGGGATGCCAAAGACGATGATCCTCCGTCGAAGAGGTACATTGCGTTCGCGACGAACGTGCCGTTCGAGGACCCCGAGGACATGGTCAGGAGGATTCCGGAGGAGTACAGGGCGAGGTGGGGCATAGAGACCTCCTACAGGGTGCAGGACGGGTTCGAGGCAAAGACGTGCAGCAGGAGCCACACGATCAGGATAGTCTACTTCCTGCTCTCCGTAATCCTGTACAACTCATGGGCGATGATGGCCCTGATGGGTACCGGGAGGGCGACTACCTACAGGTACAGGGATTACATCGCGGAGGAGGCAGTGAAAGTGCCGTGGATGGAGGTGGGGTACATGATGGGCGCAGGATAA